One genomic segment of Brassica napus cultivar Da-Ae chromosome A3, Da-Ae, whole genome shotgun sequence includes these proteins:
- the LOC106409471 gene encoding uncharacterized protein LOC106409471: MLQAIMARFIQQEETNKATSDRLAALAAALGTLDGENDRAETARRRLFATENPNLGVERPTDKANPTNGEVAQTTDGSDSLTSRQIADLQLSLWDIHSKIHHVKASTPEIEHVLATTRRNSFTQRITKVKIKKTEKLRIPPYKGDSDPTDHMTAFNIAMGRNHFSDEEKDAGLCQLFVESLSGPALSWFSHLKEGSIHSFDDLSAFFLKNYIMWSCQGTSMADLWKLSQSQNESLKDFMERFKQVLSTVSTPDHTTVEALTNALWINSKFCDYLGTNPTITIEDALHDSKNFIKMDEDR, translated from the coding sequence ATGCTACAGGCCATCATGGCACGTTTCATTCAACAAGAAGAAACCAACAAAGCTACGAGCGACCGTCTGGCTGCACTCGCTGCTGCTCTCGGAACCCTAGATGGTGAAAACGACAGAGCTGAAACGGCAAGAAGAAGGTTGTTCGCAACCGAAAACCCTAACCTTGGAGTCGAACGACCAACAGACAAAGCAAACCCTACGAACGGTGAAGTTGCACAAACGACTGACGGCTCAGACTCTCTGACTAGCCGCCAGATCGCCGATCTGCAACTCTCACTGTGGGACATCCATTCCAAGATACATCATGTCAAGGCATCCACCCCAGAGATTGAACACGTTCTCGCCACCACCCGGCGAAACTCTTTCACCCAGCGGATAACGAAAGTTAAGATCAAGAAGACGGAGAAACTCCGTATCCCTCCATATAAGGGAGATTCTGATCCGACCGATCACATGACCGCTTTCAACATCGCTATGGGTCGAAATCACTTTTCCGACGAAGAGAAAGACGCAGGCCTCTGCCAACTCTTCGTCGAGAGCCTTTCCGGACCGGCCCTAAGTTGGTTTTCACATTTGAAAGAAGGTTCGATCCATAGCTTCGACGACCTGTCCGCCTTTTTCCTCAAAAACTATATCATGTGGTCCTGTCAAGGAACATCCATGGCCGACCTATGGAAGTTGTCACAATCGCAAAACGAGAGTCTAAAGGACTTTATGGAAAGATTCAAGCAAGTACTATCAACGGTATCTACCCCGGATCACACTACCGTCGAAGCTTTGACCAACGCTCTTTGGATCAACTCCAAGTTTTGCGATTACCTCGGGACTAACCCAACCATAACCATCGAAGACGCTCTGCACGACTCAAAGAACTTTATCAAAATGGACGAAGATAGGTGA
- the LOC106407963 gene encoding uncharacterized protein LOC106407963 yields the protein MPHNDSLLVDVGISDCTVTKVLVDTGSSVDLIFKRTLVKMGVSLDDMKPSARSLTGFNGSTETMLGTICLRVYAEGIAKNVKFSVIDVHAPYNAILGTPWIHAMKAIPSTYHQYIKFPVAKPIQKIYPFKEEILEVTIDDSDQAKIVRVGAHLPDDTKDKIILFLRDNISTFAWSTSDMKGIDPGVTTHELNVDPTFKPIRQKRCKLGPKRSKAVNEEVDRLLNAGSITEVKYPE from the exons ATGCCGCACAACGATTCACTCCTCGTTGACGTCGGAATTAGTGACTGTACGGTCACCAAAGTCCTCGTAGACACTGGCAGTTCAGTCGATCTCATCTTTAAAAGAACACTCGTCAAGATGGGGGTAAGCCTCGACGATATGAAACCGTCCGCGCGATCGCTAACAGGTTTTAACGGGTCAACCGAAACCATGCTCGGAACGATATGCTTGCGAGTGTACGCCGAAGGCATCGCCAAAAAcgtcaagttctccgtcatcGACGTTCACGCTCCATATAACGCAATCCTAGGTACACCATGGATCCATGCGATGAAGGCTATCCCTTCGACCTATCACCAATATATCAAATTTCCTG TCGCCAAACCAATCCAGAAGATATACCCTTTCAAGGAAGAGATTCTCGAGGTAACCATCGACGACAGTGACCAAGCCAAGATCGTCCGAGTCGGCGCCCACCTTCCCGACGACACGAAAGACAAGATCATTTTGTTTCTCAGGGATAACATCTCTACTTTCGCTTGGTCTACCTCCGACATGAAAGGGATCGACCCGGGCGTCACTACACACGAGCTCAACGtcgacccaacattcaaaccaATTCGTCAAAAAAGGTGCAAGCTCGGCCCCAAACGATCAAAGGCCGTCAATGAAGAGGTCGACCGACTGCTGAACGCAGGCTCCATCACGGAAGTGAAGTATCCCGAATGA